The genomic segment CATAAATAGCTGTTTGATAAGTGTTTTGCTTAAGCTTGTTACCATTTGTTGTATTGTCACCATAGATTTTTTCATTCGTAGCACTATATCCCAAACCAAAACCTACTTTAAAATCAGAGTTGTAGTAGTTTAGATTCATACCATTTTGTTTAAAGTCATTATCTGTAGTATAGTTAATCTTTGCTGAAAACTCATGTGATTGTTTTTTAGAACCATAACTAACTATATTTATATTATCTTTTTCATTTTTGATAAATTCATAACCAAAACCATCTTGTTTATTATTTAAGGTATTAAAGCTATTTATATCATCTATCTTATTTGATCTTTTTATGCTAGTTAGATACTCACTACCATCTAGTTTTTTAGCTAATTTTATAGCTGTTGAGCTATCACTTTGAGCTTCGGCTAATAGCTGCATAACAGAAGTATTTGTTTGTTCTAGTTTTAAAACTTCATTATTTGCAACAACTGCTGTTTCGACTTTATCTAAGTTAGGCTCTTTTTCTTTTGCTTTATCAACAGCTTTTTCTATTTTAGTTTCAACTGCGTTGTTTAATGTTACAAGATTTGTGATTGCACTTGTTCTGATAGGCGTAGAGCTTGGATTATGCCCAGCATAATCACTAAATATTGACACAGTGTATATTTCTAAACCATCTTGATTGTGCAGTGAATTATAATAAGCTTCTGGATTTGATAAATATCCAGGAACACTTATCTTATCAAACTTACCAGTAATTCCACTCTTGCTTGCTAGAACATCTTCAAAAATCTTACCATATTTAGATACATAGCCGGTTTTAACTCCATTTACTACTAAATTTCCTTCTATATCTGCATACCCTTCCACCAGAAGCGGTTGGCCTAAATAAACATATAAGCTTGCTCCACTAGTTTGTCTGTAATTGCCCTTAATAAGCATACCAAGCCCATTAAATCGACTATTTCTATTAGTAACAGTATCATAAGAGTAGTTATGTACAAAACCATTATTTAATACATTTCCAACAACTCCAGATCCATAAAGATGCGAATTATTATCTATATGAATTTTTGATTTCACAATTCCATCGACATTAAGGATTGCTCCATCTTTTAACCTAGTCCTTCCATTGTATGTATTTTTACCACTTAAAGACAAGACATTATTTGTATTTCCACCTTTAATAACAAGTCCACTATCTCCATCTATATCATTGCTAAAATTAAAAACTTGTCTGTTGCTTAAGAATTTTTCATTATGACCAAAATCAACTACAAAATCTTTTTTATAAAATTTCATAGGACCTTCTATCGCTATTTGTGGTTGAACTAAGCCCCAGCCATAAACATCATCTATACCATGTTTGCCCAAGTCTTTTGCTGTTGTTAGCAAAGTTTGTTTTATATTGTCATTTGTCATAAAAGGAAAAACTGATTTAACTAAGCCAGCAGCAGATGCAACGTATGGGGCAGCATAAGATGTTCCTTCTGCCTTAAGATATGTGTTATTGTTGTTATTGTATTGGCTTTGATATGATAATGTTCCGCTTGCTACTAAACAAAATTCCTTAAAATCTCCACAGTTGTTTGAATATTTAGCTTTGAAACCTGTGTCAGGATCAATAGCGCCGACCATTAAAAGGCTATTGTAGAGATATTTAACCTCTTCTTTATTTTTGTTTAAATATACATAATACGGTATAAATGTTGTTTTTTCGTTGTTATCATTTCCAGTAGCTTTTATAAATAGTATATCATCTGTTTTAACAAAGTCGTTTAATTTTTTAATAACTATATCAGTATTTGACCTAACAATTGAATTATCGCCAAGTTTTTTTCTTTGAACAAATTCTAACCAAGTTTCATTATCTCTTTTTGCTTCTCCAAGATCCTCAAAACCAGTTGTCCATGTTACATCTTCCCCTTTGGTTCTAAAGTTTTTTTCAACAGGATATGCCCAAGATGCATTAATTATATTATATCCATCTTTAATAGCTTTGCTAAATTGAGTCGAATTTACCATGCTACTAAAATCTAAATTTGACTCAAATGCATAAACCTTTCCATTATCAATAAACATACCAGGTGTTCTATTATTTATACGATCTTGTTTTCCAGCGATAGTAACAATCATCTCTTCTAAGTGAGAAGTTCCTTTTGTGCTACTAGGTTTATTATTATTGTCTGAAATTTTTTTATTTATAGTTAGTCTTTCTCGATCTTTTATAATCGACCCAGCCTCAAACCTTTTTTCCCTTTTTAATCTATCAATTGTTGAAACATTATTGGGATGCAGATAGTTGTCCGTAACTAAAATTTTACTTATGCCATTATTGATTAAACTTGATAATTTTTTAACATCATTAGCATTATCGATCAGGCTTTGATTATTAATTGCAACTTTAGCACCATTTCTTATTCTATTTAGTCTATTCCAGCTAAAAGCTTGTTCTATTTTTTGTCGGCTATTCCATTTATGAGATGTATCTAAATAACCGGTATTAAACCTAAGTTGCTCATTATCATTATGGGACGAAGCCAATGTCACTGGACTTGAAAAATTCGCACTTCTAAAAAAAGAATTAGAACGAAAAGCGCTTACAGTAGAATTAGGTCTAGTTTCTTTGTCTGTAATGGTATTAATAAACCTATCGGTTATTTCAGTATGTCCCACTCTGTGATCATTTAGCTTAGTCAAGGGCTGATTTGATTTTGAGTTACTATAGTGCTCAGGCCTATCTAGTACATTTTTGATCATAGCTCTAAAAGCCTGAATTGTTGTTCTTTCCAAAACAACAGGTCCAGAGATTAGTGGATAAGCTACTCCAACCATTTCTCCAGAGTTAGAAACACTTAAAGAAGAGATAGTATTAGATGAAGTATCGTTTGTGGACCTAGAGCTAGAAGGTGTTGAACCAATACTGCTAGACGGAGCATAATAATTAGTAGAAGTACTACTTCCTCCGCCACCGCCACCGCCACCACAACCAGCCAGCAGTATAGTTACAACGCTTGTTGCAAGTAATGTTGTTTTTGTTGTTTTCATAAATAATTTTCCCATATTTGTTTAAAATGATTGTGGATTATAATTACTATATTTTAATATATCAATATTTTTGTATTTAAATAATATTAAAAAATTCATTACACAAAATCTAATTATTTCTTCATATCTTCTTCTATCTTTTTACTCCTTTGACATTTTTTACTTGAAGCATTTGTATCATCAAGTATTTTGCCATTATCTTTTACATACTCAAGCCCCCATTTATACATTTCATCTAATGTTAGTTGCAGTTTTTGACCTATAGGAGTTAGGCTGTATTCTACCTTTGGTGGTACTTGTGCATAGACAGTTCTTGTTATTATATTTTTTTCTTCAAGTTCTTTTAGTTTTACTGTTAATGTCTTTTGTGTAATTTCACCAATATTATTGTGTAGTTCTTTAAATCTTTTTTTGCCATCTAGCAAATACCAAATAATAGCTAGTTTCCATCTATCGTTAAACACATCAAGTGTTATAGAAACCGGGCATTTGTACTCTTTTTCATTTACTGTATACATAATTAAAATCCTTTTAATGTAATTATTATACCATAAAATAATATTTTCTATTACTTACCTAAAGTATCGTAAAAGATATTTAAGTAATAAATGGATACTATGTTAAAAATAATTCATAAAAAAGGCAAAAGATTGAATTTTACTTATAAGAACCCAACTTTGATAGAGTTTGGTAAAGGAAAAATTGCAAATTTAAAAACTCTTATTCCAAAAGATAGGACTATTTTATTTTTGTATGGCGGCGGTAGTATTAAAAGAAACGGCATTTACGAACAAGTTATAAATGCATTACAAAATCACAATTTTGTTGAATTTGGTGGAGTTGAGCCAAATCCTACAAAAGAGACACTTGATAAAGCGGTGTTGTTTGCAAGGGAAAACAATGCGGACTTTATCCTAGCTGTTGGTGGCGGTTCTGTGATTGATGGAAGTAAATATATAGCTAGTGCATTTTACTATGATGGTGATGGTTGGGATATCTTAGAAAATAAATATATACCAACAAAAGCTCTTGGTATAGGAGCTGTGCTAACACTAGCTGCTACTGGAAGTGAGTCTAATAGTGGTGCTGTTATCACAAAAAAACAGACAAAAGAAAAAAGATTTTTCGGCTCACCTTTTACTTATCCTAGCTTTGCCGTGCTTGACCCAGATGTCTTAAAAAGTCTAGATGACAGACAAATCGTTAATGGTTTAATTGACTCTTTTGTGCATGTTTGCGAGCAGTATCTTACAATAAATCATGGATGTTTGGTTCAAGATAGATATAGTGAGGCGCTTTTGCTTTCTATACTTGAATTAATGCAGACATTTGACAAAAAAGATGACTTGTGGTATGTAAATTTAATGTGGAGTGCAAATCAAGCACTAAACGGGCTAATAGGCACTGGCGTGCCTCAAGACTGGGCTACTCATTATATCGGTCATGAGTTAAGCGGTCTTTATGGTATAGATCACGCTAGAACACTTGCTATTATTCAGCCAAATTTGTTTAGAGAGCTGCTTGATGAAAAAAGCCAAAAGCTTTTACAAATGGGTAAAAATGTTTTTGCTATGCAAACAGATGACGCAAATAAAGTTATAGACAAGATAGAAAGCTTATATCTATCTTTAGGTGTAAATTTAAAACTTTCAAGCTATACAGATGATAAGGATGTGGCACAAAAAGTCACAGAACTTTTGCATAAACATGGTTTTGATAGATTTGGCATAAATGGGTCTATCAACAAAGATGTGGTAGAAAAAATTATAAAAAGGTCTTTGTAAGTGAATAAAATCAAACTTATCTTAGGGCAAGGGCTTAGGTTTTTGTTTGCTGTTTTTATGATTTATGCAGGATGTGGACATTTTTCAAATCCTGATTTTTACATACCATTTGTGCCTAGCTTTTTGCCTTATAAGGATTTTTTCATACTTCTTTCAGGGGTTTTTGAAGTATTGTTTGGGGTAATGCTTTTATTAAAACCAGCTATTTCAAAATACTCAGCTTTGGGAATATTTTTTATGATGATAGTGTTTTTACCTATTCATATAAATGATTTCTTGGTCGATAATCCAGCCATAGGGAGTTACAAAGCAGCTTTAATTCGCCTACCATTTCAGTTTTTATTTATAGGTTGGGCATTTTTTATGTATAAATTTTTAAAAACTAGACAAAACATTAATATAAAGGAAAAATAATGCAAAACACATTTGAACAAGCAATGGATTTTAGACATGCATGCAAGGTATTTGATGAGTCAAAAAAGATAAATGACGATGATATATGTTATATACTTGAAGCTGGTAGAAAATCACCATCTTCTTTTGGTATGGAGCTTTGGAAGTTTTTAGTTATCACAAATGAAGAGCTAAAAGCCAAAATAAGACCATTTTGCTGGGATCAGCCACAAATAACCACTTGTTCGCATTTAGTTATCTTATTGTGTGATATACAAAATGCAAGAGTAGAATCAGGCATTCCAGCACAAAGATTTGCAAGAAGTAAGAAAGATAAGCAAAAGCAAGAACTATATCTTGGTATATATGCAAACCATTTAAAAGAAACTTTAAGTACAGATGAAAAAACATATGCTTGGACTTCAAAGCAAGCTTATCTAGCCGCAGCAAATATGATGACAGCTGCTGCTGTAAAGGGTATAGATTCTTGTCCTATTGAAGGTTTTAGTAAAGAAGAAGTTGAAAAAGTTTTAGGACTTGATACTAAAAAGCAACAACTTGCTCTGGTATTGCCTTTTGGTTATAGAATAAAACCACAATCAGAACAATTAAGAAAAAAATTTGATGATGTAGTTGAGTTTATTAAATAAATTTTTAATTTATGTTTTAAGTAAATTTTATTGAAATTTATTTTTGCTTGATAAAATTTCAATATACAAAATTTCTTAACAAAGGAGAATGTTATGATAGGTATTATTTATGGAACTGGAAAAGGAAGCACAGAAGCTGTTGCTAAACTTATAGCTGAAAAATTAGGTCTACCAAGTGAAGTGTTTAATATAAAAGATATAGGTGCAGATAAGATAAATAGCTATGACAAGCTTATCTTTGGAAGCTCTACAAAAGGAAAAGGCGAGCTACATGTAGATTGGGCTAAATTTGATTTTAGCAAATTAAAGCTTGATGGCAAAACAGTTGCTTGTTTTGGTCTTGGAAATGCGGTAGGGCATGCTGAAACATTTTGTGATGCATTGGCAAAATTATATGATGCGGCAAAAGAAGCTGGTGCAAATATGATAGATGCTAGTGTAAGCACAGATGGATATAACTACAAAGATACCATTTCTGTAAGAGATGGAAAATTTATAGGACTTGCTATTGATTCTGTAAATCAAGCTGATTTAACACCTTCAAGAGTTGATGCTTGGGTAGAAAAAATAAAACCAAGCTTTGAATAATCTTAAAATATCTCGTTTTTTAACGAGATATTTTTATAGGCTTTTAGTTGTTTTAATGGCACTGTTTTAAAAAGTCAAATCCTCGTTTTCTTAACTCTTTAATATCATCCGAAATATCTTCGCCTTTAGCTGTAAGATAATCACCTAAAACAATAGCGGCAACACCGTAATCAAATATATCATATTGTCTTTCTTTTAGTATTTTCTCTCTACCACCAGCTAGCATTATCCTTGTTTCTGGAAGATCAGACACACTTTGTTTTATTATCTCAAATGCTTCATCTACACTAAGTTCAGGAACATCTATATCCAAACCATCGGCTTTCATAAAAAAGTTTATAGGGCTTGAGAATGGATTTAATTCTTTTAGGCTTTTTCTAAAACTTATTCTATCATCTTCGCTTTCTCCAAGCCCGTAAATTCCACCACAGCAAAGCTCAAGTCCAATCTCTTTTGCATTAAGATTTGTTAAAAACCTATCTTCCCATGTGTGGGTAGAACATATATTTTTGAAAAAATTCTGACTTGTTTCCAAGTTGTGGTTGTAGCTAAACACGCCAGCATTTTTTAACTCTTTTAATTGCTCTTTTGTTGCTATTCCATTACAAGCTATAAGCATCAAATCAGGAACTTCTTTTTTTACAGCTCTTGCTATACTTGCTACTTTTTCTGTTTTTTCATCATCAAGCCCAGCTCCACTTGTTACCAAACAAAATCCAAGAGCGTGGTTTGCCCTTGCTATTTTTGCTTCACTAACAACTTGGCTTTCATCTTTTATTTTATATCTTTGAATTTTTGTTTTTGATTTTATATTTTGTGTGCAATACGCGCAATCTTCATCACACATACCACAGCTAAGAGAATTTATGGCGCATAACATTATTTGTTTGTTCATTAATAAACCTTATATAAATTATTTTATTAAATTTTAGTATAGCAAGTTATATTTAATTTGCTTTAAATTTTTTAAATTTAAATTTTAAAAATGGCGCTTTGTAACACAAATTATAAATTTATACAAAATATTTATCTTAAATTTTTGATTATTTCCTTGACAATTAATATTTTTTTTGATACTATAACGCTTTTTATGAGGTAGTGGCAGATAACTCATCACAACAATACGGGGTGTAGCGCAGTCTGGTTAGCGCATCTGGTTTGGGACCAGAGGGCCGAAGGTTCGAATCCTTTCACCCCGACCATGTTTTTGTATGGTGAGTGTAGCTCAGTCGGTTAGAGCATCAGATTGTGGTCCTGAGGGTCGTGGGTTCGATTCCCATCACTCACCCCATTTTGGGCGCTCGTAGCTCAATTGGATAGAGCGACAGACTTCGGATCTGTAGGTTATGGGTTCGACTCCTATCGGGCGCGCCACTTGTTCATGTTTATATGCGCTCATAGCTCAGCTGGATAGAGCAACAGCCTTCTAAGCCGTAGGTCTCAGGTTCGAATCCTGATGGGCGTACCATTCTTATTGTTGCGGATGTGGTGAAATTGGCAGACACGCCAGACTTAGGATCTGGTGCTTCACAGCGTGGAGGTTCAAGTCCTCTCATCCGCACCACTTTTTAATATTGTATTTCACCTTTTCTTCTTTTTTGTCTTTATTTATAATTTTAAACAAATGTATATATTTTTTATTGATCAATAAAAAATAATAACTATAAATGTATTTATTATTTTTTATTAAGTATTATCAAGGTAACATGCTTTAATATAATCTTTAATAAATTTAGTAATAATAAAAATAGGGGGTTGATATGGATGTTCGTACTGTTAAAACTTTTCCACCTTTTGAGGGAGCTAGAGGAGGAGATGCTGAATTTGAAGGCACCTATAGAAAAGGTGAACTTAGAGGCATTATTCAAATAAACCCTGATGGATGTGTGGCCTGTGGTATGTGTCGTAAAGTATGCCCAACCAATGCCATAGAGGGTGCGCCAAAAGTTGTTCATAAAATAGATCAAGATTTGTGTGTAGCCTGTGGTCAGTGTTTGATAAAATGTCCATTTGATGTTATAGAACAGATGAGTTTTGTTGATGAGGTTATAGCTAAGCTAGATGAAAAAAGAATGTTTATGGTTGCTCATCCAGCACCTTCCGTAAGGGTTGCTTTGGCTGAGGAGTTTGGTGGTGAACCAGGAGAACTTACTACAAATAAAATGTATAATGCATTGGAACAAGTTGGCTTTAATCTTTATGATGTAAACTTTGCTGCAGATCATACTATACTTGAAGAGGGAACAGAGCTTGTTAAAAAGATTAAGTATTGGATTTTAGGTGAAAGAGATGAGGATTTAAATCATATGGCTTCTCATCCATTTCCGCACTTTACAAGTTGCTGTCCTTCTTGGGTAAGAAATGCTGAAATTTTTCATCCTGAGTTAATTCCTCATATTTCAGGAGCAAAATCTCCGATTCAGATGGGTGGCCCTATGGCAAAGACTTGGGCAGCTAAGTTTATATGGGAACAAGATCCAAGAGATATTTATATGGTTTCTATCACTCCTTGCACATCAAAGATATATGAAGCTAGTAGACCGGAGTTTAATTCAGCTTATAAATATCTAAAAGAAACAGGAGAAATTCCAGCAGATAGTGCTAGCTTTCCTGATATAGATGCCGTTTTAACATCAAGGGATTTAGCTGAGCTTTTTAGAAGAAAAGGGATAAATCCACTTGAAATGTCATCCGAATACCCAGAAAAGCCTACAAATGTTTATTCTGGCGGTGGAACAATATTTGGAAATAGTGGTGGTGTTATGGAGTCAGCTTTAAGAACTGCTTATTATATTCTATCAGGAGAAAATCTAGAAAATCCAGATATTGCATTAGTTAGAGGTCATAGTAATGACTTGGTTGAAGCTGTTATACCTATACCTTTAAAAGATTATGATGGAAAAATATTTGAGCTAAAAGTTGGGGTTGTAAACGGTGCTTCAAAAAATATAGACACTATACTAAAACATATTTCAGAAGACAATAACAGATATCATTTTATAGAGGTTATGAACTGTCCTGGTGGATGTGTAAATGGCGGTGGTCAACCCGTTCAGCCTAAGAAAAATAAAACATATGTAACTATGAGACAAGAAGGTCTTTATAAAGATGATAAGTTATGCCAAGATAAAAAAATAGCTGGCTCTCATCAAAATCCAAGCTGCGCCAAATCTTATGCTGATTTAAACACTGAACCTATGGGGGAAGTTGCAGAAAAACTACTTCACACAAACGCTTACTTTAATAGAAAAAACTTTAACTAAGATCAAACCCACTATAATTAAAATACTTATAGTGGGTATTTTAATTTTT from the Campylobacter pinnipediorum subsp. pinnipediorum genome contains:
- a CDS encoding S8 family serine peptidase; the protein is MKTTKTTLLATSVVTILLAGCGGGGGGGGSSTSTNYYAPSSSIGSTPSSSRSTNDTSSNTISSLSVSNSGEMVGVAYPLISGPVVLERTTIQAFRAMIKNVLDRPEHYSNSKSNQPLTKLNDHRVGHTEITDRFINTITDKETRPNSTVSAFRSNSFFRSANFSSPVTLASSHNDNEQLRFNTGYLDTSHKWNSRQKIEQAFSWNRLNRIRNGAKVAINNQSLIDNANDVKKLSSLINNGISKILVTDNYLHPNNVSTIDRLKREKRFEAGSIIKDRERLTINKKISDNNNKPSSTKGTSHLEEMIVTIAGKQDRINNRTPGMFIDNGKVYAFESNLDFSSMVNSTQFSKAIKDGYNIINASWAYPVEKNFRTKGEDVTWTTGFEDLGEAKRDNETWLEFVQRKKLGDNSIVRSNTDIVIKKLNDFVKTDDILFIKATGNDNNEKTTFIPYYVYLNKNKEEVKYLYNSLLMVGAIDPDTGFKAKYSNNCGDFKEFCLVASGTLSYQSQYNNNNNTYLKAEGTSYAAPYVASAAGLVKSVFPFMTNDNIKQTLLTTAKDLGKHGIDDVYGWGLVQPQIAIEGPMKFYKKDFVVDFGHNEKFLSNRQVFNFSNDIDGDSGLVIKGGNTNNVLSLSGKNTYNGRTRLKDGAILNVDGIVKSKIHIDNNSHLYGSGVVGNVLNNGFVHNYSYDTVTNRNSRFNGLGMLIKGNYRQTSGASLYVYLGQPLLVEGYADIEGNLVVNGVKTGYVSKYGKIFEDVLASKSGITGKFDKISVPGYLSNPEAYYNSLHNQDGLEIYTVSIFSDYAGHNPSSTPIRTSAITNLVTLNNAVETKIEKAVDKAKEKEPNLDKVETAVVANNEVLKLEQTNTSVMQLLAEAQSDSSTAIKLAKKLDGSEYLTSIKRSNKIDDINSFNTLNNKQDGFGYEFIKNEKDNINIVSYGSKKQSHEFSAKINYTTDNDFKQNGMNLNYYNSDFKVGFGLGYSATNEKIYGDNTTNGNKLKQNTYQTAIYAKDSISFGSSNISGLFGVELLRKTIKDINGDLYNLPKQNLNNTNLLLGLNYQLTNPFDIRDISFNLGYLYKKQLNKNKALVGRALDSAKLTFNDREKRRDTHILSTGISKQFGKFNLGVDYNLYKARDKKAENGFRVSASYAF
- a CDS encoding winged helix-turn-helix transcriptional regulator; the encoded protein is MYTVNEKEYKCPVSITLDVFNDRWKLAIIWYLLDGKKRFKELHNNIGEITQKTLTVKLKELEEKNIITRTVYAQVPPKVEYSLTPIGQKLQLTLDEMYKWGLEYVKDNGKILDDTNASSKKCQRSKKIEEDMKK
- a CDS encoding iron-containing alcohol dehydrogenase, with translation MNFTYKNPTLIEFGKGKIANLKTLIPKDRTILFLYGGGSIKRNGIYEQVINALQNHNFVEFGGVEPNPTKETLDKAVLFARENNADFILAVGGGSVIDGSKYIASAFYYDGDGWDILENKYIPTKALGIGAVLTLAATGSESNSGAVITKKQTKEKRFFGSPFTYPSFAVLDPDVLKSLDDRQIVNGLIDSFVHVCEQYLTINHGCLVQDRYSEALLLSILELMQTFDKKDDLWYVNLMWSANQALNGLIGTGVPQDWATHYIGHELSGLYGIDHARTLAIIQPNLFRELLDEKSQKLLQMGKNVFAMQTDDANKVIDKIESLYLSLGVNLKLSSYTDDKDVAQKVTELLHKHGFDRFGINGSINKDVVEKIIKRSL
- a CDS encoding DoxX family membrane protein; protein product: MNKIKLILGQGLRFLFAVFMIYAGCGHFSNPDFYIPFVPSFLPYKDFFILLSGVFEVLFGVMLLLKPAISKYSALGIFFMMIVFLPIHINDFLVDNPAIGSYKAALIRLPFQFLFIGWAFFMYKFLKTRQNINIKEK
- a CDS encoding NAD(P)H-dependent oxidoreductase; its protein translation is MQNTFEQAMDFRHACKVFDESKKINDDDICYILEAGRKSPSSFGMELWKFLVITNEELKAKIRPFCWDQPQITTCSHLVILLCDIQNARVESGIPAQRFARSKKDKQKQELYLGIYANHLKETLSTDEKTYAWTSKQAYLAAANMMTAAAVKGIDSCPIEGFSKEEVEKVLGLDTKKQQLALVLPFGYRIKPQSEQLRKKFDDVVEFIK
- a CDS encoding flavodoxin → MIGIIYGTGKGSTEAVAKLIAEKLGLPSEVFNIKDIGADKINSYDKLIFGSSTKGKGELHVDWAKFDFSKLKLDGKTVACFGLGNAVGHAETFCDALAKLYDAAKEAGANMIDASVSTDGYNYKDTISVRDGKFIGLAIDSVNQADLTPSRVDAWVEKIKPSFE
- a CDS encoding biotin synthase, whose amino-acid sequence is MNKQIMLCAINSLSCGMCDEDCAYCTQNIKSKTKIQRYKIKDESQVVSEAKIARANHALGFCLVTSGAGLDDEKTEKVASIARAVKKEVPDLMLIACNGIATKEQLKELKNAGVFSYNHNLETSQNFFKNICSTHTWEDRFLTNLNAKEIGLELCCGGIYGLGESEDDRISFRKSLKELNPFSSPINFFMKADGLDIDVPELSVDEAFEIIKQSVSDLPETRIMLAGGREKILKERQYDIFDYGVAAIVLGDYLTAKGEDISDDIKELRKRGFDFLKQCH
- a CDS encoding [Fe-Fe] hydrogenase large subunit C-terminal domain-containing protein, which codes for MDVRTVKTFPPFEGARGGDAEFEGTYRKGELRGIIQINPDGCVACGMCRKVCPTNAIEGAPKVVHKIDQDLCVACGQCLIKCPFDVIEQMSFVDEVIAKLDEKRMFMVAHPAPSVRVALAEEFGGEPGELTTNKMYNALEQVGFNLYDVNFAADHTILEEGTELVKKIKYWILGERDEDLNHMASHPFPHFTSCCPSWVRNAEIFHPELIPHISGAKSPIQMGGPMAKTWAAKFIWEQDPRDIYMVSITPCTSKIYEASRPEFNSAYKYLKETGEIPADSASFPDIDAVLTSRDLAELFRRKGINPLEMSSEYPEKPTNVYSGGGTIFGNSGGVMESALRTAYYILSGENLENPDIALVRGHSNDLVEAVIPIPLKDYDGKIFELKVGVVNGASKNIDTILKHISEDNNRYHFIEVMNCPGGCVNGGGQPVQPKKNKTYVTMRQEGLYKDDKLCQDKKIAGSHQNPSCAKSYADLNTEPMGEVAEKLLHTNAYFNRKNFN